A single window of Dermochelys coriacea isolate rDerCor1 chromosome 14, rDerCor1.pri.v4, whole genome shotgun sequence DNA harbors:
- the LOC119843078 gene encoding olfactory receptor 6S1-like, which translates to MADTKERNQTSITGFILLGFGNLHELKILLFPLFLVIYIVTVAGNILVVALVVSDQHLHTPMYFFLGNLSCLETCYTSTILPRMLAGLLTALIKLSCSDTSLMVLVIFPVCFIFILPPFLLTLASYVYIISTVLRISSSIGRQKAFSTCSSHLIVVTIFYGTLFVVYMLPDTAALRDLNKMSSVFYTILTPVVNPLIYSLRNKEVKEALRKALSKIMACITNHKLFSRHLL; encoded by the exons ATGGCAGACACAAAGGAGAGAAATCAAACATCCATCACAGGATTTATCCTCCTGGGCTTCGGGAATCTCCATGAACTGAAAATTCTTCTCTTCCCGCTGTTTCTAGTGATCTACATTGTAACAGTGGCTGGGAACATCCTCGTTGTTGCACTAGTTGTGTCTGATCAGCACcttcacacccccatgtacttcttcctgggGAACTTGTCCTGCTTGGAGACCTGCTACACCTCCACCATCCTGCCCAGGATGCTGGCAGGTCTACTCACTG CATTGATAAAACTGTCCTGCAGTGACACCAGCTTGATGGTTCTTGTGATTTTCCCTGTCTGCTTCATATTCATTCTTCCCCCATTTCTATTAACCCTGGCATCTTACGTGTATATCATCAGCACTGTCCTGAGAATCTCTTCCAGCATTGGGAGGCAAAAGGCTTTTTCCACCTGCTCCTCTCACCTCATCGTGGTGACAATTTTCTATGGGACTCTATTCGTTGTCTACATGCTCCCAGACACTGCTGCACTGCGAGACCTGAACAAAATGTCCTCTGTCTTTTACACCATCCTGACTCCCGTGGTCaatcccctcatctacagcctgagaaacaaggaGGTCAAGGAGGCCCTGAGAAAAGCTCTAAGTAAGATTATGGCTTGTATAACCAATCACAAACTTTTTTCTCGACATTTATTGTAA